The following are from one region of the Quercus robur chromosome 1, dhQueRobu3.1, whole genome shotgun sequence genome:
- the LOC126723631 gene encoding serine carboxypeptidase-like 18 isoform X6 produces MDDVQLFYYFVESQREPSRDPLLVWLTGGPGCSSFSPFFYANGPLSFDYIFSERGLPTLHLNSDTWTKRLNILYIDAPVGTGFSYSKSYEGYYSDDQKTVANLYNFLQKWLIDHPEFAENHLYLGGGSYSGILIPVTVQKIYDANEAGHKPHFNIKGYVLSSPKSDSYLDANSKVPTAHRLTLISDELYKLAKTSCKGDYVNIDPTNEGCMADVEAIDELLRGINTLQVLEPVCAKGSLKADKVDWDQRILMSTPNYFLHSLPRNSALWCRDYELLLAEIWANDPSVREALYVREGTKGNWQMCNSSLAYTKNILSTIDYHRNLSRTNLRSLIYCADLDMSIPHIATQEMIRSLNLTLDDSWRAWFVDAQVAGYTERYKNNDFYMTYSSVKGAGHVAEEYKPKEVDAMIDRWLAYYPL; encoded by the exons ATGGATGATGTGCAGTTGTTTTACTATTTTGTTGAGTCTCAAAGAGAACCTTCAAGAGATCCACTCCTAGTTTGGCTTACTGGAGGGCCCGGTTGTTCTTCTTTCAGTCCATTCTTCTATGCAAAcg GACCATTATcttttgattatatattttctgAAAGAGGGCTACCCACACTTCATTTGAACTCGGACACTTGGACAAAG CGCCTTAACATATTGTACATTGATGCACCGGTTGGCACTGGATTTTCTTATTCGAAAAGCTATGAGGGCTACTATTCGGACGACCAAAAAACAGTAGCAAatctttataattttctgcAAAAG TGGTTGATCGATCACCCCGAATTTGCAGAAAATCATCTTTACCTTGGTGGTGGTTCGTATTCTGGCATTCTTATTCCAGTCACggttcaaaaaatatatgatg CTAACGAAGCTGGGCACAAGCCACACTTTAATATCAAA GGATACGTGCTTTCGAGCCCAAAGTCAGATTCATATCTTGATGCCAACTCAAAAGTTCCAACTGCTCATCGTTTGACTCTTATATCAGATGAACTTTATAAG TTGGCCAAAACAAGTTGCAAGGGTGATTATGTCAATATAGATCCAACCAACGAAGGATGTATGGCGGATGTTGAAGCTATAGATGAG TTACTCCGTGGAATAAACACACTTCAAGTTCTAGAACCGGTATGTGCTAAGGGTTCTTTGAAAGCAGATAAAGTAGATTGGGATCAAAGAATTCTCATGAGTACTCCCAACTATTTCCTCCATTCATTGCCTCGAAATAGTGCACTTTGGTGTCGT GATTACGAGCTTCTACTAGCTGAAATTTGGGCAAATGATCCAAGTGTTCGAGAAGCTCTTTATGTTAGGGAG GGAACCAAAGGCAATTGGCAAATGTGCAACTCCAGCCTAGCTTACACAAAGAATATTTTGAGTACTATTGATTACCATCGAAATCTCAGTAGAACCAACCTTCGATCTCTCATATATTG TGCTGATCTAGACATGTCAATACCACATATCGCTACCCAAGAAATGATAAGGTCTTTGAATTTGACTTTGGACGATTCATGGCGTGCATGGTTTGTTGATGCTCAAGTTGCAGG ATACACAGAGAGgtacaaaaataatgatttcTACATGACATACTCAAGTGTcaag GGAGCAGGTCATGTAGCTGAAGAGTACAAGCCTAAGGAGGTCGATGCCATGATTGATAGATGGCTCGCATATTATCCTCTCTAA
- the LOC126723668 gene encoding serine carboxypeptidase-like 13, protein MLIPHIATQEMIRSLNLTLDDSWRAWFVDAQVAGYTERYKNNDFYMTYSSVKGAGHVAEKYKPKEVDAMIDRWLAYYPL, encoded by the exons ATGTTAATACCACATATCGCTACTCAAGAAATGATAAGGTCTTTGAACTTGACTTTGGACGATTCATGGCGTGCATGGTTTGTTGATGCTCAAGTTGCAGG ATACACAGAGAGgtacaaaaataatgatttcTACATGACATACTCAAGTGTcaag GGAGCAGGTCATGTAGCTGAAAAGTACAAGCCTAAGGAGGTCGATGCCATGATTGATAGATGGCTCGCATATTATCCTCTCTAA
- the LOC126723631 gene encoding serine carboxypeptidase-like 16 isoform X2 gives MLQSYSLVHLEAAMELTGRRMTWICSYVLLQILFFSSYATSRSIVKTLPGFDGDLPFKLETGYVGVGEMDDVQLFYYFVESQREPSRDPLLVWLTGGPGCSSFSPFFYANGPLSFDYIFSERGLPTLHLNSDTWTKRLNILYIDAPVGTGFSYSKSYEGYYSDDQKTVANLYNFLQKWLIDHPEFAENHLYLGGGSYSGILIPVTVQKIYDANEAGHKPHFNIKGYVLSSPKSDSYLDANSKVPTAHRLTLISDELYKLAKTSCKGDYVNIDPTNEGCMADVEAIDELLRGINTLQVLEPVCAKGSLKADKVDWDQRILMSTPNYFLHSLPRNSALWCRDYELLLAEIWANDPSVREALYVREGTKGNWQMCNSSLAYTKNILSTIDYHRNLSRTNLRSLIYCADLDMSIPHIATQEMIRSLNLTLDDSWRAWFVDAQVAGYTERYKNNDFYMTYSSVKGAGHVAEEYKPKEVDAMIDRWLAYYPL, from the exons ATGCTTCAGTCATATAGTTTGGTGCATTTAGAAGCAGCCATGGAGCTAACTGGTAGGAGAATGACATGGATATGTTCTTATGTGCTTCTTCAAATATTGTTCTTCTCTAGCTATGCCACTTCACGTTCCATAGTCAAGACTCTACCAGGTTTTGATGGCGATCTCCCATTCAAGCTTGAAACTGG CTACGTAGGTGTGGGTGAAATGGATGATGTGCAGTTGTTTTACTATTTTGTTGAGTCTCAAAGAGAACCTTCAAGAGATCCACTCCTAGTTTGGCTTACTGGAGGGCCCGGTTGTTCTTCTTTCAGTCCATTCTTCTATGCAAAcg GACCATTATcttttgattatatattttctgAAAGAGGGCTACCCACACTTCATTTGAACTCGGACACTTGGACAAAG CGCCTTAACATATTGTACATTGATGCACCGGTTGGCACTGGATTTTCTTATTCGAAAAGCTATGAGGGCTACTATTCGGACGACCAAAAAACAGTAGCAAatctttataattttctgcAAAAG TGGTTGATCGATCACCCCGAATTTGCAGAAAATCATCTTTACCTTGGTGGTGGTTCGTATTCTGGCATTCTTATTCCAGTCACggttcaaaaaatatatgatg CTAACGAAGCTGGGCACAAGCCACACTTTAATATCAAA GGATACGTGCTTTCGAGCCCAAAGTCAGATTCATATCTTGATGCCAACTCAAAAGTTCCAACTGCTCATCGTTTGACTCTTATATCAGATGAACTTTATAAG TTGGCCAAAACAAGTTGCAAGGGTGATTATGTCAATATAGATCCAACCAACGAAGGATGTATGGCGGATGTTGAAGCTATAGATGAG TTACTCCGTGGAATAAACACACTTCAAGTTCTAGAACCGGTATGTGCTAAGGGTTCTTTGAAAGCAGATAAAGTAGATTGGGATCAAAGAATTCTCATGAGTACTCCCAACTATTTCCTCCATTCATTGCCTCGAAATAGTGCACTTTGGTGTCGT GATTACGAGCTTCTACTAGCTGAAATTTGGGCAAATGATCCAAGTGTTCGAGAAGCTCTTTATGTTAGGGAG GGAACCAAAGGCAATTGGCAAATGTGCAACTCCAGCCTAGCTTACACAAAGAATATTTTGAGTACTATTGATTACCATCGAAATCTCAGTAGAACCAACCTTCGATCTCTCATATATTG TGCTGATCTAGACATGTCAATACCACATATCGCTACCCAAGAAATGATAAGGTCTTTGAATTTGACTTTGGACGATTCATGGCGTGCATGGTTTGTTGATGCTCAAGTTGCAGG ATACACAGAGAGgtacaaaaataatgatttcTACATGACATACTCAAGTGTcaag GGAGCAGGTCATGTAGCTGAAGAGTACAAGCCTAAGGAGGTCGATGCCATGATTGATAGATGGCTCGCATATTATCCTCTCTAA
- the LOC126723631 gene encoding serine carboxypeptidase-like 13 isoform X4, which yields MLQSYSLVHLEAAMELTGRRMTWICSYVLLQILFFSSYATSRSIVKTLPGFDGDLPFKLETGYVGVGEMDDVQLFYYFVESQREPSRDPLLVWLTGGPGCSSFSPFFYANGPLSFDYIFSERGLPTLHLNSDTWTKRLNILYIDAPVGTGFSYSKSYEGYYSDDQKTVANLYNFLQKWLIDHPEFAENHLYLGGGSYSGILIPVTVQKIYDANEAGHKPHFNIKGYVLSSPKSDSYLDANSKVPTAHRLTLISDELYKLLRGINTLQVLEPVCAKGSLKADKVDWDQRILMSTPNYFLHSLPRNSALWCRDYELLLAEIWANDPSVREALYVREGTKGNWQMCNSSLAYTKNILSTIDYHRNLSRTNLRSLIYCADLDMSIPHIATQEMIRSLNLTLDDSWRAWFVDAQVAGYTERYKNNDFYMTYSSVKGAGHVAEEYKPKEVDAMIDRWLAYYPL from the exons ATGCTTCAGTCATATAGTTTGGTGCATTTAGAAGCAGCCATGGAGCTAACTGGTAGGAGAATGACATGGATATGTTCTTATGTGCTTCTTCAAATATTGTTCTTCTCTAGCTATGCCACTTCACGTTCCATAGTCAAGACTCTACCAGGTTTTGATGGCGATCTCCCATTCAAGCTTGAAACTGG CTACGTAGGTGTGGGTGAAATGGATGATGTGCAGTTGTTTTACTATTTTGTTGAGTCTCAAAGAGAACCTTCAAGAGATCCACTCCTAGTTTGGCTTACTGGAGGGCCCGGTTGTTCTTCTTTCAGTCCATTCTTCTATGCAAAcg GACCATTATcttttgattatatattttctgAAAGAGGGCTACCCACACTTCATTTGAACTCGGACACTTGGACAAAG CGCCTTAACATATTGTACATTGATGCACCGGTTGGCACTGGATTTTCTTATTCGAAAAGCTATGAGGGCTACTATTCGGACGACCAAAAAACAGTAGCAAatctttataattttctgcAAAAG TGGTTGATCGATCACCCCGAATTTGCAGAAAATCATCTTTACCTTGGTGGTGGTTCGTATTCTGGCATTCTTATTCCAGTCACggttcaaaaaatatatgatg CTAACGAAGCTGGGCACAAGCCACACTTTAATATCAAA GGATACGTGCTTTCGAGCCCAAAGTCAGATTCATATCTTGATGCCAACTCAAAAGTTCCAACTGCTCATCGTTTGACTCTTATATCAGATGAACTTTATAAG TTACTCCGTGGAATAAACACACTTCAAGTTCTAGAACCGGTATGTGCTAAGGGTTCTTTGAAAGCAGATAAAGTAGATTGGGATCAAAGAATTCTCATGAGTACTCCCAACTATTTCCTCCATTCATTGCCTCGAAATAGTGCACTTTGGTGTCGT GATTACGAGCTTCTACTAGCTGAAATTTGGGCAAATGATCCAAGTGTTCGAGAAGCTCTTTATGTTAGGGAG GGAACCAAAGGCAATTGGCAAATGTGCAACTCCAGCCTAGCTTACACAAAGAATATTTTGAGTACTATTGATTACCATCGAAATCTCAGTAGAACCAACCTTCGATCTCTCATATATTG TGCTGATCTAGACATGTCAATACCACATATCGCTACCCAAGAAATGATAAGGTCTTTGAATTTGACTTTGGACGATTCATGGCGTGCATGGTTTGTTGATGCTCAAGTTGCAGG ATACACAGAGAGgtacaaaaataatgatttcTACATGACATACTCAAGTGTcaag GGAGCAGGTCATGTAGCTGAAGAGTACAAGCCTAAGGAGGTCGATGCCATGATTGATAGATGGCTCGCATATTATCCTCTCTAA
- the LOC126725317 gene encoding uncharacterized protein LOC126725317, whose amino-acid sequence MSSASSNQSVIRDGVDYEEVYPSGQREQGSPDDSSPSTSSSSSTYEDLEVVDPDEGPGVGEDQVVRSVIGADGLRKFVMLPEWTVNFFTSVIKEKHFKTFWDNYQIPENVTIRLPYKSERCYYDGVEGVGVYEQMLKAGLRFPLSSLHLRRRSQIDLEEFAFIEKILSKTKPEERTWAKLVTLNTIHWYCDGPEPTAAAVKYETQIRRQMDDAKRRALIRSKAAKKTADDTPPVTGPSNPSAKRKTQPKADRQAKKAKVSLDPVVGLMAEPPKTVTPTKHGVGKGLMKGPSKVDEKPPVLLREDSKHALEQISSIISAEDYEDLGNHSTEAMGETGLFAITQVR is encoded by the exons atgtctagtgcgtcgagTAATCAGTCAGTTATTCGTGACGGGGTggattacgaggaagtatatCCGTCCGGTCAACGAGAACAAGGTAGTCCAGATGATAGTAGTCCGTCCACATCCTCCTCGTCCTCAACATATGAGGATCTGGAGGTGGTTGATCCAGACGAGGGACCTGGTGTTGGTGAGGATCAAGTTGTCAGATCCGTCATTGGTGCTGATGGGCTTAGGAAGTTCGtcatgctaccagagtggacggtgaatTTCTTCACGTCCGTCATCAAGGAAAAGCACTTTAAGACATTTTGGGATAATTATCAAATTCCAGAAAATGTTACGATCCGTCTACCCTACAAATCAGAGAGGTGTTACTATGACGGGGTAGAGGGAGTCGGGGTGTATGAGCAAATGTTGAAGGCCGGACTTAGATTCCCATTGAGTTCGCTTCACC TTAGACGACGGTCCCAAATTGACCTTGAGGAGTTTGCTTTCATTGAGAAAATCCTCTCAAAGACcaagccggaggaaaggacttgggcgaagcTGGTAACACTAAATACCATTCACTGGTATTGCGACGGACCGGAACCTACAGCGGCTGCCGTCAAGTACGAAACACAGATAAGGAGAC AGATGGACGATGCTAAGAGAAGAGCCTTGATTCGGTCAAAGGCTGCAAAGAAGACTGCTGACGACACTCCCCCTGTGACGGGCCCAAGCAATCCGTCTGCTAAGCGGAAGACTCAGCCCAAAGCGGACCGTCAGGCCAAGAAGGCCAAAGTGTCTTTAGATCCCGTCGTGGGACTCATGGCGGAGCCTCCGAAGACGGTCACTCCAACCAAGCACGGGGTTGGCAAGGGTTTGATGAAAGGCCCGTCGAAGGTTGACGAGAAGCCGCCCGTCCTTCTTCGAGAGGATTCTAAGCATGCCTTAGAACAGATTTCCTCCATCATCTCGGCGGAGGATTATGAAGACTTAGGCAACcactcgacggaggccatgggggagacgggcctgTTTGCAATTACACAGGTAAGATAG